In Bombus fervidus isolate BK054 chromosome 11, iyBomFerv1, whole genome shotgun sequence, a single genomic region encodes these proteins:
- the Tous gene encoding testes of unusual size: MVIHLQSRVFYGLKTDIISNAHYISDAEILYPVGNVIALHNIPQYRQRFIRLSDKQQINIITVTYNKKYIATCEIGEKPTISIYDVQTLKRRKLLGIPYEAPDVTKFTCIGFTFDNKHLAAVTGEPDQTMLFYNWEKGKVESSIKVGTPQNPLAIVQVLACNPSDAGVVALGGLHTFKFLTLSDTVWRPYGFSKADNILTCSMTWLDSDRLLLGTKDGRILYLENGDLKNIYNMTDTLFMNLKIREEYVIQASSSITAMDSKEDIPWENNIRCLIAFHRGFAYAFGSRTIVVFETEGLHKYTKRNIYIIPTQISKQENEDLYQINSISVNLSSDRLLITTGWPQLFYAKLWGPDLNVDPEPQELKIMGQSLHFGPIRDISVCAWKSTFITCGELDHSVRLWDFESGRLILHKQYTEDICGIALHPTGLFCVIGFSDKLRFMSILIDDLLPMEEFSIRCCKTVKFSNAGHFFAAVNGNVVQIYCSIGFISTFILKGHTNRVKTLLWSQTDTKLLTLGAEGTIYQWDMSTGRRSAEIILKGIVLHDIALSADEQITYCIADDNNIYEIKDNTTRQHNILDANMYCMVLGKEDQALFLICPGGIILSVVCPLQDPLQYITFHIHSVDIAKIVLPYNEQFLISTGIDGSLCIWKVIYPEGKGKTAKELTYTNEVLINKDDLQEKIQMIVDLNVRMRELETEHAYKMRQIEVVHNDKIRDIHQGYLQAIEELRDRISRLQEDHKNELNTINVEILKMKEKHEETMKQMETNYNAKLITEYDRYLALENTMNNMRQNYEKRLEEVEKHGIEELQNATTKYEALLHEKKLQLEESQDEITQQARVHEEMMTQVEDDVDKEILELKTKYETLLHEEKEANIRLKGEAGMLRNRYMASLKDVEELKRQLQRVQSEYGYFQKTIQELEKDKDDLKTEINERDMTIQDRERQIYELKRTNQELEKFKFVLNYKITELKNQIEPRDQEIKELKEKIRDMETELVNLHKTTISLELQLHELREKLGAARHELQNEMHRNKRCQQLLKKIRIDLHDASGLVQEPQALKIAITKLYHKYSSSDEFLRSRKADLDAQCEFIKQRDHLERTIASLKRQVFQDRIGSGKDIDKTVEENVILITELNALREELKDARKHVQHMEGLLGLTVKDIKPSEAKRKMEEALYEHEQLRIEYRFQMQECQNIIIALKDDMYKLISKLPCEEAETKITF; this comes from the exons ATGGTTATTCATTTACAAAGCAGAGTATTTTATGGTTTAAAAACTGATATAATCTCAAACGCACATTATATTTCGGATGCAGAAATTCTGTATCCTGTTGGAAATGTAATAGCACTTCATAATATTCCGCAATATCGACAAAGATTCATACGTTTATCTGATAAACAacagataaatataattacagttACATACAACAA GAAGTATATTGCGACATGTGAAATTGGAGAAAAACCTACTATATCCATTTATGATGTTCAAAcattgaaaagaagaaagcttCTTGGGATACCATATGAAGCCCCTGATGTAACAAAATTTACTTGCATAGGATTTACTTTTGATAATAAGCATCTAGCAGCAGTTACAGGAGAACCTGATCAAACAATGCTTTTTTATAATTGGGAAAAGGGAAAAGTAGAATCCAGTATAAAAGTAGGGACTCCTCAGAATCCATTGGCCATTGTACAAGTATTAGCTTGTAATCCATCTGATGCAGGTGTAGTTGCTCTTGGTGGTCTacatacatttaaatttttaactcTTTCTGATACCGTATGGAGGCCATATGGATTTTCTAAAGCAGACAATATACTTACATGTTCTATGACTTGGTTGGATTCGGATAGATTATTACTTGGAACTAAGGATGGTAGAATACTTTACTTAGAGAATggtgatttaaaaaatatctataatatgACTGATACATTATTTATGAATCTGAAAATTCGCGAAGAATATGTTATACAAGCTAGTAGTTCAATTACAGCCATGGACTCAAAGGAAGACATTCCATGGGAAAACAATATTCGTTGTTTAATTGCATTTCACAGAGGTTTTGCATATGCATTTGGCTCCAGAACAATTGTGGTTTTTGAAACAGAGGGCCtgcataaatatacaaaaagaaatatttatataataccaACTCAAATATCAAAGCAGGAAAATGAAGATTTATATCAAATCAACAGCATAAGTGTTAATTTAAGTTCAGATCGTTTGTTAATTACAACTGGTTGGCCTCAattattttatgcaaaattatgGGGACCAGACTTAAATGTAGATCCAGAACCACAAGAATTAAAGATCATGGGTCAATCATTGCATTTTGGACCTATAAGAGATATTTCTGTCTGTGCTTGGAAATCAACTTTCATAACTTGCGGAGAACTTGACCATAGTGTAAGGTTGTGGGATTTTGAATCAGGAAGATTAATTCTACACAAACAATATACAGAAGATATTTGTGGAATTGCTTTGCATCCTACAGGTCTTTTCTGTGTGATTGGTTTTAGTGATAAATTACGTTTCATGAGCATATTAATAGATGATTTATTACCTATGGAGGAATTTTCTATAAGATGTTGTAAAACTGTAAAATTTAGTAATGCCGGTCATTTCTTTGCCGCTGTTAATGGAAATGTTGTACAAATTTATTGCTCTATTGGTTTTATTAGCACTTTCATTTTAAAAGGGCACACCAATAGAGTGAAGACTCTACTATGGTCACAAACAGATACAAAGCTACTTACGTTAGGTGCAGAAGGTACTATATATCAGTGGGATATGAGTACTGGTCGCCGTTCTGCCGAGATAATTTTAAAAGGGATTGTTTTACATGACATTGCTCTTTCTGCTGATGAACAGATTACTTATTGCATTgctgatgataataatatatatgagataaaagataatacg ACGAGACAACATAATATTCTAGATGCAAACATGTATTGCATGGTATTAGGAAAAGAAGATCAAGCTTTGTTTCTTATTTGTCCTGGTGGTATTATTTTATCAGTAGTATGTCCACTTCAAGATCCATTACAGTACATAACTTTTCACATTCATTCTGTTGATATTGCAAAG ATTGTCCTTCCTTATAACGAGCAATTCTTGATATCTACTGGAATAGATGGTAGTTTATGTATTTGGAAAGTAATATACCCtgaaggaaaaggaaagacTGCAAAAGAGCTCACATATACGAATGAAGtgttaattaataaagatGACTTGCAAGAGAAAATACAAATGATAGTAGATTTAAACGTTAGAATGAGGGAACTGGAAACTGAACACGCGTATAAAATGCGTCAAATAGAGGTAGTACATAATGATAAAATACGGGATATACATCAAGGATATTTGCAAGCTATCGAAGAGCTAAGAGATAGAATAAGTAGATTACAAGAAGATCATAAGAATGAACTAAATActataaacgtcgaaatacttaaaatgaaagagaaacaCGAAGAAACGATGAAGCAAATGGAAACAAATTATAATGCTAAACTTATTACAGAATACGATAGATATTTAGCGCTTGAAAATACAATGAATAATATGCgtcaaaattatgaaaaacgtTTGGAGGAAGTAGAGAAGCACGGCATTGAAGAATTACAAAATGCAACAACTAAATATGAGGCTCTTCTTCATGAGAAGAAATTGCAATTAGAAGAAAGTCAAGATGAAATAACGCAGCAGGCGCGAGTACACGAGGAGATGATGACGCAAGTTGAAGACGATGTCGATAAGGAAATATTAGAACTAAAAACAAAGTATGAAACATTGCTACATGAAGAAAAGGAGGCAAATATACGGCTGAAAGGAGAAGCTGGGATGTTGCGCAATAGATATATGGCTAGTTTGAAAGATGTTGAAGAATTGAAGAGACAACTGCAACGAGTTCAAAGCGAATACGGGTATTTCCAAAAAACTATTCAAGaattagaaaaagataaagatgATTTGAAAACCGAAATAAATGAAAGGGATATGACGATTCAAGATAGAGAACGTCAGATATATGAATTAAAGCGTACAAATCAGGAACTGGAGAAGTTCAAATTCGTTTTGAATTACAAGAttacagaattaaaaaatcaaatagAACCGCGGGATCAAGAAATCAAAGAGCTCAAGGAGAAAATCCGAGATATGGAAACGGAACttgtaaatttgcataaaacaACTATTAGTTTAGAATTACAATTACATGAATTGAGGGAAAAATTAGGAGCTGCAAGGCATGAACTTCAAAACGAAATGCATCGAAATAAAAGATGTCAACAACTTTTAAAAAAGATACGAATAGATCTGCATGATGCTTCAGGGCTTGTGCAAGAACCACAGGCATTAAAAATTGCTATAACAAAATTGTATCACAAGTATAGTTCAAGCGATGAATTTTTGCGTAGCCGAAAAGCGGATTTAGATGCGCAGTGTGAATTTATAAAGCAGAGGGATCATTTAGAAAGGACAATAGCTTCCCTTAAGAGACAAGTTTTCCAAGATAGAATAGGCAGTGGTAAAGATATAGATAAAACGGTGGaggaaaatgttattttgatCACGGAATTAAATGCTTTGAGAGAAGAATTGAAAGATGCAAGGAAGCATGTACAGCATATGGAAGGTCTGTTAGGTTTAACGGTAAAGGATATAAAGCCGTCAGAAGCGAAAAGAAAGATGGAAGAAGCGTTATATGAGCATGAACAATTGCGAATTGAATACAGATTTCAAATGCAAGAGTgccaaaatataataattgctTTAAAAGACGATATGTATAAATTGATAAGCAAACTACCTTGTGAAGAAGCAGAAACTAAAATAACTTTTTAG
- the Atac2 gene encoding ada2a-containing complex component 2 — MADINSEKDSKFKTESVDHSATECCKNCGHLCDPYNKPALCCNECLGKIHIECLKRGSVPVSFVGDVFFDLTCFHCSPFGEEIVARNRMPWLNVIILTLYNLREKSSGISKRGYFHWKSDISTFVDRNWDCLFKKTVKRKKNWIGTISGTLSHYSGIFFKSGTTELGESGWWRLIDNDPPEVLIAKNEKMILDRKKQVGNQVKTANKLHVSPTPSESSISVGEDNSYGNGSTKNQDCSAYSQAYVQPDKTLFDLLLEEDELNNMEIEDDIMSTEQSDTPSLSDLIRDCQYQTNNFHFSQLLDDFTSEWTSTTDAVSENLNIKTDQIKEDEEDEQYEEDSNDSLSSTQEQPPASLFKITQRRPWPWQKHHTNKEKIPRMTHQEEAYLLQQVNKSTLNSAPSEIRRFYRKLVVRKLKREYGLPILDIDNFGFKTEILEKPLKDSGRVLDRFFGDDLSLFEQRLQGYNEPTSVHSPYTNRLLKPFIRRDTSCRPLWVKVMEELRVKVNKSNPKWKAPPTAPIDYSYVRPQHIPAINSLCSQFFWPGIDLTECLQYPDFSCVVLYKKLIIGFAILVPDVGYNEAYISFFLTRPEWRRSGIGTFMLYHLIQTCMGKDVTLHVSATNPALILYQKFGFKVEEFVQDFYDKYMPPNSRECRHALFLRLSR, encoded by the exons ATGGCAGATATAAATAGTGAGAAAGACAGCAAATTTAAAACAGAATCTGTTGATCACTCTGCAACAGAATGTTGCAAGAATTGTGGACATTTATGTGATCCATACAATAAACCAGCATTATGTTGCAATGAATGTTTAGGAAAGATTCATATAGAATGTTTAAAACGTGGAAGCGTTCCAGTATCATTTGTAGGGGATGTATTTTTTGACTTGACTTGTTTCCATTGTAGTCCTTTTGGTGAAGAAATAGTAGCACGTAATAGGATGCCTTGGCTgaatgtaattatattaacattatataatttacgtGAAAAGTCAAGTGGTATTAGTAAAAGAGGATACTTTCATTGGAAATCTGACATTAGTACATTTGTTGATCGTAACTGGGATTGTTTGTTCAAGAAAACAGT taaaagaaagaagaattggATTGGTACAATATCTGGAACTCTTTCTCACTATAGCGGAATTTTCTTTAAGTCAGGAACTACAGAATTAGGAGAATCTGGGTGGTGGAGATTGATAGACAATGATCCTCCTGAAGTTCTTATTGCTAAAA atGAGAAAATGATATTGGATCGTAAAAAACAAGTTGGTAATCAAGTAAAAACAGCAAATAAATTACACGTTAGTCCAACTCCATCAGAATCAAGTATTTCAGTTGGAGAGGATAACAGTTATGGAAATGGATCAACAAAGAATCAAGATTGTTCTGCATATTCACAAGCATATGTTCAACCTGATAAAACATTATTTGATCTTTTACTTGAAGAAGATGAGCTAAATA ATATGGAGATTGAAGATGATATAATGTCTACTGAACAAAGTGATACACCATCATTGTCTGATTTAATAAGAGACTGTCAGTATCAAACCAATAATTTCCACTTTTCACAATTATTGGATGATTTTACATCAGAATGGACATCTACTACAGATGCTGTATCAGAAAatcttaatattaaaacagaTCAGATAaaggaagatgaagaagatgaACAATACGAAGAAGATAGTAATGATAGTCTAAGTTCTACTCAAGAACAACCACCTGCTTCTTTATTTAAGATTACGCAACGACGCCCATGGCCCTGGCAGAAACATCatactaata AAGAAAAGATTCCACGTATGACACATCAGGAAGAAGCATATTTATTACAACAAGTTAATAAATCCACTCTTAATTCTGCACCCTCAGAGATCAgacgattttatcgaaaactAGTTGTACGAAAATTAAAACGAGAATATGGTTTACCGATACTGGATATTGATAATTTTGGTTTTAAAACAGAAATACTTGAGAAACCTTTAAAAGATTCTGGCAGAGTTTTGGATCGATTTTTTGGCGATGATCTAAGTTTGTTTGAACAAAGACTACAAGGATACAATGAACCCACATCTGTTCATAGTCCATACACAAATAGACTTTTAAAACCATTTATAAGAAGAGATACTTCATGCCGTCCTTTATGGGTGAAAGTAATGGAAGAGCTTCGTGTTAAAGTCAATAAATCTAATCCTAAATGGAAAGCACCACCGACAGCGCCGATTGATTACTCGTATGTGAGGCCGCAGCACATTCCCGCGATTAATAGTCTGTGTAGCCAATTCTTTTGGCCGGGCATTGATT tgACAGAGTGCTTGCAGTACCCTGACTTCAGCTGTGTGGTTTTGTACAAAAAGTTAATTATAGGATTTGCAATTTTAGTTCCCGATGTTGGTTACAATGAAGCTTACATATCATTTTTTCTAACTCGTCCTGAGTGGCGTAGATCTGGCATAGGGACATTTATGCTGTATCATTTAATCCAAACATGTATGGGCAAAGAtgttacgttacacgtttcaGCTACTAACCCGgcgttaattttatatcagAAATTCGGTTTTAAAGTGGAAGAATTTGTTCAAGATTTTTATGACAAATACATGCCACCGAATTCACGAGAATGTAGACACGCGCTGTTCCTACGATTGAGCagataa
- the LOC139992106 gene encoding dnaJ protein homolog 1, translating into MGKDYYKILGISKIASDDEIKKAYRKLALKYHPDKNRSAGAEEKFKEIAEAYEVLSDAKKREVYDKFGEEGLKGGAGTAGGGGGGTTYTFHGDPKATFAQFFGSASPFQTFFEFGGPIGNRVFTFHDDDMDIDDPLGLGVGPQRQGQGGAFRSHSFNFVGSNSGRGGNKDRAQDPAIEHDLYISLEEILRGCTKKMKISKRVVQQDGSTKKEDKVLTINVKPGWKAGTKITFQKEGDQGRGKVPADIVFIIRDKPHPLFRREGSDIRYTCKLSLKQALCGTIIEVPTLTGEKINLNLTREIVKPNMVRRIQGHGLPFPKEPSRKGDLLVSFDIKFPDTLTQSARDILYDTLPN; encoded by the coding sequence ATGGGGAAAGATTACTATAAAATATTGGGCATAAGCAAAATTGCCAGTGACGATGAGATCAAAAAAGCCTACAGAAAGTTAGCTTTAAAGTATCATCCTGATAAAAACAGGAGTGCTGGGGCAGAGGAGAAGTTCAAGGAAATAGCTGAAGCTTATGAAGTACTTTCTGATGCTAAAAAGAGGGAAGTATATGACAAATTTGGAGAGGAAGGATTAAAGGGAGGAGCTGGAACAGCAGGAGGAGGTGGTGGTGGCACGACATATACTTTCCATGGAGATCCAAAAGCAACGTTTGCTCAATTCTTTGGTTCTGCTAGTCCTTTCCAAACATTTTTTGAATTTGGAGGTCCTATAGGCAACCGGGTTTTCACTTTCCACGATGATGATATGGACATAGACGATCCACTTGGACTAGGAGTTGGACCACAACGTCAAGGTCAAGGTGGAGCTTTTAGGTCACATTCTTTCAACTTTGTGGGATCTAATTCTGGCAGAGGAGGCAATAAAGATCGTGCCCAAGACCCTGCTATCGAGCATGATCTGTATATCAGTTTAGAAGAGATTCTACGTGGTTgtacaaagaaaatgaaaatctcCAAACGAGTTGTTCAGCAAGATGGCTCTACCAAAAAGGAAGACAAGGTTCTCACAATTAATGTAAAACCTGGATGGAAAGCTGGCACTAAGATAACGTTCCAAAAAGAGGGTGACCAAGGCCGTGGAAAGGTTCCAGCAGATATTGTTTTCATCATCAGAGATAAACCACATCCTCTTTTTAGAAGGGAAGGGAGTGATATACGATACACTTGCAAACTAAGTCTGAAACAAGCTTTATGCGGTACTATCATTGAAGTTCCTACGCTTACTGGCGAAAAAATCAACTTAAATTTGACAagagaaattgtaaaacccAATATGGTTAGGAGGATTCAAGGTCATGGCCTACCATTCCCAAAGGAACCATCAAGGAAAGGTGATCTGCTGGTCTCGTTCGACATCAAATTTCCCGACACATTAACGCAAAGTGCGAGGGACATATTGTACGATACTCTACCGAATTGA